From a region of the Haloferax volcanii DS2 genome:
- a CDS encoding DNA double-strand break repair nuclease NurA translates to MTLDPVHVDDIASMASSIADSVDDADYDDLARTVWESWLDPLESPDGGLPIVEPLGEKQLHAADIDDVALTESPFPTVHGLDSGTINPTTFKNGLVLDVAHAAMAAEPSNLDLHRHRSIVMAAHTHDPVQFFDTDEWLHSDEGYGRRRVLSVPRVNRYAEGVVHALALYLAESAHALEHADAVSDLLILDGPVYPKELLNWRDRDAELKDLARDAKPKAVVENYVRLVERFVERDVPLAGFVKNPGAKHVVRTVRKQLDGSDAGRRPWVDDAAFFVSLLERREGADGDERRTDELTFTSWFVSRGGSDRQLSAEGEAFGIERKLDPEAYAVTFFVLYDPRTDVCYRVEAPYAFTKDPDRRADLMHHVVRDVAATRGPPLAVEKADELARVSVGEKAALRRKLSDKLDSDQMKSYDNIRWVDADE, encoded by the coding sequence ATGACCCTCGACCCCGTCCACGTGGACGACATCGCGTCCATGGCGAGTTCCATCGCTGACTCGGTCGACGACGCCGACTACGACGACCTCGCGCGGACGGTCTGGGAATCGTGGCTCGACCCCCTCGAATCGCCCGACGGGGGACTCCCAATCGTCGAGCCGCTCGGCGAAAAACAGCTCCACGCCGCCGATATCGACGACGTGGCGCTCACGGAGTCGCCGTTTCCGACCGTTCACGGCCTCGACTCGGGGACCATCAACCCGACGACGTTCAAAAACGGGCTCGTCCTCGACGTGGCCCACGCCGCGATGGCCGCCGAGCCGTCGAACCTCGACCTCCACCGCCACCGCTCTATCGTCATGGCGGCGCACACCCACGACCCGGTCCAGTTTTTCGACACCGACGAGTGGCTCCACTCCGACGAGGGCTACGGCCGCCGGCGCGTCCTGAGCGTCCCGCGGGTCAACCGCTACGCCGAGGGGGTCGTCCACGCGCTCGCGCTCTACCTCGCCGAGAGCGCCCACGCGCTCGAACACGCCGACGCCGTCTCCGACCTGCTCATCCTCGACGGGCCGGTGTATCCGAAGGAACTCCTGAACTGGCGCGACCGCGACGCCGAACTGAAGGACCTCGCGCGGGACGCCAAACCGAAGGCCGTCGTGGAGAACTACGTCCGCCTCGTCGAGCGCTTCGTCGAGCGCGACGTGCCCCTCGCCGGCTTCGTGAAAAATCCGGGCGCGAAACACGTCGTCCGCACGGTCAGGAAACAGCTCGACGGAAGCGACGCCGGCCGGCGGCCGTGGGTGGACGACGCCGCCTTCTTCGTCAGCCTGCTCGAACGCCGCGAGGGAGCCGACGGCGACGAGCGCCGCACCGACGAACTCACGTTCACGAGCTGGTTCGTCTCCCGCGGCGGCTCGGACCGCCAGCTGAGCGCCGAGGGCGAGGCGTTCGGCATCGAGCGGAAGCTCGACCCCGAGGCGTACGCGGTGACGTTCTTCGTGCTGTACGACCCCCGAACCGACGTGTGCTACCGGGTCGAAGCGCCCTACGCGTTCACGAAGGACCCCGACCGCCGCGCCGACCTGATGCACCACGTCGTCCGCGACGTGGCCGCCACGCGCGGGCCGCCGCTTGCGGTCGAGAAGGCGGACGAGCTCGCGCGGGTGAGCGTCGGTGAGAAGGCGGCGCTCAGGCGCAAACTCTCCGATAAGCTCGATTCGGACCAGATGAAAAGCTACGACAACATCCGCTGGGTCGACGCCGACGAGTGA
- a CDS encoding HAD family hydrolase: protein MSVSAVGFDLDYTLAVPTRDRETILSEAAAAAGAPPLTREAYLRAHQENLTRETRAPIFETLLDEHGSPVDPERVATAYRERITDAVVPVEGVEAMLAGLRTTYRVGLLTNGPVVAQEAKIDKLGWRDHFDTALVTGALPAGKPDGRAFEALLDDLGTAPDETVYVGDSVHHDIAGAHDAGLLPVQVLGDGCDDPDPRAIAHIHRDDLPAELPKLLADL from the coding sequence ATGTCTGTCAGCGCGGTCGGGTTCGACCTCGACTACACACTCGCGGTGCCGACGCGGGACCGCGAGACGATTCTCTCGGAGGCGGCGGCGGCGGCGGGCGCGCCCCCGCTGACCCGAGAGGCGTATCTCCGGGCACACCAAGAGAATCTCACGCGCGAGACCCGCGCGCCCATCTTCGAGACGCTCCTCGACGAGCACGGCTCTCCCGTCGACCCGGAGCGCGTCGCGACGGCGTACAGAGAGCGAATCACCGACGCGGTCGTCCCCGTCGAGGGCGTCGAGGCGATGCTCGCCGGCCTGCGGACGACCTACCGCGTCGGCCTCCTCACCAACGGGCCGGTCGTCGCCCAGGAAGCGAAAATCGACAAACTCGGCTGGCGCGACCACTTCGACACGGCGCTCGTGACGGGCGCGCTCCCCGCCGGCAAGCCGGACGGGCGGGCGTTCGAAGCCCTGCTCGACGACCTCGGAACCGCCCCCGACGAGACCGTCTACGTCGGTGACAGCGTCCACCACGACATCGCCGGCGCGCACGACGCCGGGCTGCTTCCGGTGCAGGTGCTCGGCGACGGCTGTGACGACCCCGACCCGCGAGCAATCGCACATATCCACCGCGATGACTTGCCGGCCGAGCTTCCGAAGCTCCTCGCGGACCTCTGA
- a CDS encoding DUF2240 family protein produces MSLDVTVAVPFRQHGSTRLGEGEFVVALSLDRDWFSPDQAKRLIDLAAGRGLVERDDGEVVATFDPADVQIPEEFEPDAAVLREQSAFEQILDACVAAGVEKQAAVAGINERQSRLCITAEAAAVLFARSNDVNVDDAAAKAKRSLAE; encoded by the coding sequence ATGAGTCTCGACGTCACCGTCGCCGTCCCCTTCCGGCAACACGGCTCGACCCGCCTCGGCGAGGGCGAGTTCGTCGTCGCCCTGTCGCTCGACCGCGACTGGTTCTCCCCGGACCAGGCCAAGCGCCTCATCGACCTCGCGGCGGGCCGCGGCCTCGTCGAACGCGACGACGGCGAGGTCGTCGCGACGTTCGACCCCGCCGACGTACAGATTCCCGAGGAGTTCGAACCCGACGCCGCCGTCCTCCGCGAGCAGTCGGCGTTCGAGCAGATTCTCGACGCCTGCGTCGCCGCCGGCGTCGAAAAACAGGCCGCCGTCGCCGGCATCAACGAGCGGCAGTCGCGCCTCTGCATCACCGCCGAGGCCGCCGCGGTCCTCTTCGCGCGCTCGAACGACGTGAACGTCGACGACGCGGCCGCGAAAGCAAAGCGCTCGCTGGCGGAGTAG
- a CDS encoding 30S ribosomal protein S8e, translating to MKDQGRSKRKRTGGRRKPSRNKKRYQLGREPAATTVGEPRFQIIDSRGNNEKLRALSTNVAQVADGADVTQADIEGVVDNPSNVNYARRNIITKGSIIDTSAGRARVTSRPGQDGQVNAVVVDDE from the coding sequence ATGAAGGACCAAGGACGCTCCAAGCGGAAGCGGACCGGCGGTCGGCGCAAGCCGTCCCGAAACAAGAAGCGATACCAGCTGGGCCGCGAACCCGCCGCCACGACGGTCGGCGAGCCCCGGTTCCAGATTATCGACTCCCGCGGCAACAACGAGAAGCTCCGCGCGCTCTCGACGAACGTCGCGCAGGTCGCAGACGGTGCCGACGTGACGCAGGCCGACATCGAAGGCGTCGTCGACAACCCGTCGAACGTCAACTACGCCCGCCGGAACATCATCACGAAGGGCTCCATCATCGACACGAGCGCCGGTCGCGCCCGCGTCACCTCCCGCCCCGGTCAGGACGGACAGGTCAACGCCGTCGTCGTCGACGACGAGTAA
- a CDS encoding phosphate uptake regulator PhoU — MVETRKVQVTGGSTYTVSIPKDWATDNGVSAGSEVEFYPEGDSLFLTPRSEEERTEGTLDIATLEGDELTRAVMTMYVSGFDIIALESSRITTDQRRTIREATQSLVGLEVLEETRDRVVIRDLLDSSELSIHNAVTRMRLIALSMLEDAIAAIAKQDDDMARDVIQRDDDVDRLWMVVSRIFRATLRTPKAAEELGLPREICFDYQSAARQLERIGDHATKIAHLSLNFEEPVDGEIVQAIQELFKDTESVVNGGMDALFAEESDEASRLANESREAVQAIDASARGIDELLRDLDPARAQLLGLIVDSVSRSADYGGNIAETALQKAAPTP, encoded by the coding sequence ATGGTCGAAACCCGAAAGGTGCAGGTGACGGGCGGTTCCACCTACACCGTCTCGATTCCCAAAGACTGGGCGACGGACAACGGCGTCTCGGCGGGGAGCGAAGTCGAGTTCTATCCGGAGGGCGACTCGCTGTTCTTGACGCCCCGTTCCGAGGAGGAACGCACCGAGGGAACCCTCGACATCGCGACCCTCGAAGGCGACGAACTCACGCGCGCCGTCATGACGATGTACGTGAGCGGGTTCGACATCATCGCGCTGGAGAGTTCGCGCATCACGACCGACCAGCGCCGGACCATCCGCGAGGCGACCCAGAGTCTCGTCGGGCTCGAAGTGCTCGAAGAGACGCGCGACCGGGTCGTCATCCGCGACCTGCTCGACTCCTCCGAGCTTTCCATCCACAACGCGGTCACTCGGATGCGACTCATCGCGCTTTCGATGCTCGAAGACGCCATCGCGGCCATCGCCAAGCAGGACGACGACATGGCCCGCGACGTCATCCAGCGCGACGACGACGTCGACCGCCTCTGGATGGTCGTCTCCCGCATCTTCCGGGCGACGCTCCGGACCCCGAAGGCCGCAGAAGAGCTCGGCCTCCCCCGCGAAATCTGCTTCGACTACCAGTCCGCCGCCCGGCAACTGGAGCGCATCGGCGACCACGCGACCAAAATCGCCCACCTCTCGTTGAACTTCGAGGAGCCCGTCGACGGCGAAATCGTCCAGGCGATTCAGGAGCTGTTCAAGGACACCGAGAGCGTCGTCAACGGCGGGATGGACGCGCTGTTCGCCGAGGAGAGCGACGAGGCGAGCCGCCTCGCCAACGAGTCCCGCGAGGCCGTCCAGGCCATCGACGCCAGCGCCCGCGGCATCGACGAACTCCTCCGTGACCTCGACCCGGCGCGCGCGCAACTGCTCGGCCTCATCGTCGACTCCGTCTCGCGGAGCGCCGACTACGGCGGCAACATCGCCGAAACGGCGCTCCAGAAGGCCGCGCCGACGCCCTGA
- a CDS encoding PstS family phosphate ABC transporter substrate-binding protein translates to MTRNSDSGLSRRKFLIASGAAGLAGLAGCTENNTDGGGSGGDSEGEDSSGDGSNELSGTIDIAGSSTVFPLATAMAERFQTEHSEVNINLQSTGSGGGFANYFCTGQTDFNNASRPIKGEEQDQCESNDVTPVELKVATDALTVIVNNDNDFLGEGLTVEQLQTIFSAESTPTTWSDVNSEWPDEEIEIYGPTNASGTYDYFIEAIIGEEGPGHRQDYSATEQDRTIIQGVEGSEYAIGYLGFAYYSENTDAVQAVPIENDAGEFVEPSLDTALSGEYNPLSRPLFTYPARESLAEEHVAEFARYWIENSTSREIVADEVGYVPLDEDDQQEMLDTLNAAIEEAN, encoded by the coding sequence ATGACGCGTAACTCGGACAGCGGTCTTTCGCGGCGTAAGTTCCTGATTGCCTCGGGCGCGGCCGGTCTCGCTGGACTCGCCGGGTGTACGGAGAACAACACCGACGGCGGTGGCTCCGGCGGCGACTCTGAGGGTGAGGACTCGTCGGGTGACGGGAGCAACGAACTCTCCGGAACCATCGACATCGCCGGCTCCTCGACGGTGTTCCCGCTCGCGACCGCGATGGCCGAGCGCTTCCAGACCGAGCACTCCGAGGTCAACATCAACCTCCAGTCCACCGGCTCCGGTGGCGGCTTCGCGAACTACTTCTGTACGGGCCAGACCGACTTCAACAACGCCTCGCGTCCCATCAAGGGCGAAGAGCAAGACCAGTGTGAGAGCAACGACGTGACCCCCGTCGAACTCAAAGTCGCCACCGACGCGCTGACGGTCATCGTCAACAACGACAACGACTTCCTCGGCGAGGGGCTCACCGTCGAACAGCTCCAAACCATCTTCTCGGCCGAGTCGACGCCGACGACGTGGTCGGACGTCAACTCCGAGTGGCCCGACGAGGAAATCGAGATTTACGGTCCCACCAACGCCTCCGGTACCTACGACTACTTCATCGAGGCCATCATCGGGGAGGAGGGCCCGGGCCACCGTCAGGACTACTCCGCGACCGAGCAGGACCGCACTATCATCCAGGGCGTCGAAGGCTCCGAATACGCGATTGGCTACCTCGGCTTCGCGTATTACAGCGAGAACACCGACGCCGTGCAGGCCGTCCCCATCGAGAACGACGCCGGCGAGTTCGTCGAGCCGTCGCTCGACACGGCGCTGTCCGGCGAGTACAACCCCCTCTCCCGCCCGCTGTTTACCTACCCCGCCCGCGAGTCGCTCGCGGAAGAACACGTCGCGGAGTTCGCCCGCTACTGGATAGAGAACTCCACCAGCCGCGAAATCGTCGCCGACGAGGTCGGCTACGTCCCGCTGGACGAAGACGACCAACAGGAGATGCTCGACACCCTCAACGCGGCCATCGAGGAAGCCAACTAG
- the pstC gene encoding phosphate ABC transporter permease subunit PstC, which produces MSTDDLETDLTRNTENAPRELLTRSFFFLCAALSVVTTLSIVGLLISEAAKFFTLTAPLMGVVGETASIVDFLTGTTWQIHSQEFGVLALVSATLMVTIGSAIIALPLGVATAIYLSEYASAQARSILKPALEILAGVPTVVYGFFALIYITPALEVVFPGIGTFNMLSASIVVGIMIIPMVASISEDAMSAVPDELRQAGYGMGATKFDVSTGIVVPAALSGIFSSFILALSRAIGETMAVTVAAGAQAKFLNPLNPASYLEGALPMTAAMVQLLTGDITGGGLAYRSLFAIGLVLFVITLVMNVISDYVSRRYREAY; this is translated from the coding sequence ATGAGCACAGATGACCTCGAAACCGACCTCACGCGGAACACGGAGAACGCGCCGCGTGAGCTACTGACGCGGTCGTTCTTCTTCCTGTGCGCGGCGTTGTCCGTCGTGACGACCCTCAGTATCGTCGGGCTCCTCATCTCGGAGGCGGCCAAGTTCTTCACGCTGACAGCTCCGCTGATGGGAGTGGTGGGGGAGACGGCGTCTATCGTCGACTTCCTCACCGGAACCACCTGGCAGATACACAGCCAAGAGTTCGGCGTGCTGGCGCTCGTGTCGGCGACGCTGATGGTCACCATCGGGTCGGCCATCATCGCGCTCCCGCTCGGCGTCGCCACCGCCATCTACCTCAGCGAGTACGCGAGCGCACAGGCGCGCTCGATTCTCAAGCCCGCGCTGGAAATCCTCGCCGGCGTCCCGACCGTCGTCTACGGCTTCTTCGCGCTTATCTACATCACGCCAGCACTCGAAGTCGTCTTCCCCGGCATCGGGACGTTCAACATGCTCTCTGCGAGCATCGTCGTCGGCATCATGATTATCCCGATGGTCGCCTCGATCAGCGAGGACGCGATGTCCGCCGTCCCCGACGAACTCCGGCAGGCGGGCTACGGCATGGGCGCGACGAAGTTCGACGTGTCCACCGGCATCGTCGTCCCCGCCGCGCTGTCCGGCATCTTCTCCTCGTTTATCCTCGCGCTCTCTCGCGCCATCGGCGAGACGATGGCCGTCACCGTCGCCGCGGGCGCGCAGGCGAAGTTCCTCAATCCGCTCAACCCCGCGTCGTACCTCGAAGGCGCGCTGCCGATGACCGCCGCCATGGTCCAACTTCTCACCGGTGACATCACGGGCGGCGGGCTGGCCTACCGCAGCCTGTTCGCCATCGGCCTCGTGCTGTTCGTCATCACGCTCGTCATGAACGTCATCAGCGACTACGTCTCGCGGCGCTACCGGGAGGCATACTGA
- the pstA gene encoding phosphate ABC transporter permease PstA, with amino-acid sequence MATDTDSGYIDSFGQVSRTTGTVFRYLLLAATMFGIVTLAVLLVYVANDAIRPLTADPGWHLTFFLTLVVPAAVVGGYLARRNVPALKLGGMVVGMLAVFLMFSGGVAIVFVDIVPPLTGLSYVVALLVPAALVVVLTKYEQRISFTLRVAATGAAFVLSLVGVPGYFHSIPEIVRQLPVVPADWVILTLVLGGVAAVAVGQYVARIREDTTAGLAAGASALLLTGLAAVVGPTLGVDANAAAVVTSVAFVPTLAYAGGAAVTRERERIGLLLAAVVVVGSLVGAAAVDVFGFAGPQSWVDWQFLTSAHSGTAENAGLYPAIGGSILLMATVAALSFPLGVGAAVYLEEYAPDNAFTRFIDVNISNLAGVPSVVYGLLGLGVFVTYLGQPTGTVLIGGATLALLILPIVIISSREAIRAVPSDMRQASYGMGATRWQTVKNVVLPEAFPGILTGTILALGRAIGETAPLIMIGAPNVLFNLPTELTSKVSAMPLQVYAWSSLFASEDFYTKAVPAGVVVLLAVLLAMNSIAIVLRNKFESES; translated from the coding sequence ATGGCGACCGACACCGATTCCGGCTACATCGACAGCTTCGGACAGGTCAGCCGAACCACCGGGACCGTCTTCCGGTATCTGCTGTTGGCCGCGACGATGTTCGGCATCGTCACGCTCGCGGTCCTCCTCGTCTACGTCGCCAACGACGCGATTCGCCCGCTCACCGCCGACCCCGGCTGGCATCTCACCTTCTTCCTGACGCTCGTCGTCCCCGCCGCGGTCGTCGGCGGCTATCTCGCGCGCCGGAACGTGCCGGCGCTCAAACTCGGCGGCATGGTCGTCGGGATGCTCGCGGTGTTCCTGATGTTCAGCGGGGGCGTCGCCATCGTCTTCGTCGACATCGTTCCGCCGCTGACCGGCCTCTCGTACGTCGTCGCCCTCCTCGTCCCGGCGGCGCTCGTCGTCGTCCTGACGAAGTACGAACAGCGGATTTCCTTCACCCTCCGCGTCGCCGCGACCGGGGCCGCGTTCGTCCTCTCGCTCGTCGGCGTGCCGGGCTACTTCCACAGTATTCCCGAAATCGTCCGCCAACTTCCCGTGGTCCCCGCCGACTGGGTGATTCTGACGCTCGTCCTCGGCGGCGTGGCCGCGGTCGCCGTCGGCCAGTACGTCGCCCGCATCCGCGAGGACACCACCGCGGGCCTCGCCGCGGGCGCGTCCGCGCTCCTCTTGACCGGCCTCGCGGCCGTCGTCGGCCCGACGCTCGGCGTCGACGCCAACGCCGCCGCCGTCGTCACGTCGGTCGCGTTCGTTCCCACGCTGGCGTACGCCGGCGGCGCGGCGGTCACCCGCGAACGGGAGCGAATCGGCCTCCTGCTCGCGGCCGTCGTCGTCGTCGGCTCGCTCGTCGGCGCGGCCGCGGTCGACGTGTTCGGCTTCGCCGGCCCGCAGTCGTGGGTCGACTGGCAGTTCCTCACGAGCGCCCACAGCGGAACCGCCGAAAACGCCGGTCTCTACCCGGCCATCGGCGGCTCCATCCTGCTGATGGCGACGGTCGCCGCCCTCTCGTTCCCGCTCGGCGTCGGCGCGGCGGTGTACCTCGAAGAGTACGCCCCCGACAACGCCTTCACCCGATTCATCGACGTGAACATCTCGAACCTCGCCGGCGTCCCCTCGGTCGTCTACGGCCTGCTCGGGCTCGGCGTGTTCGTCACCTACCTCGGCCAGCCGACGGGGACGGTCCTCATCGGCGGCGCGACGCTCGCGCTCCTCATCCTGCCCATCGTCATCATCTCCTCGCGCGAGGCGATTCGCGCGGTCCCCAGCGATATGCGGCAGGCGTCCTACGGCATGGGCGCGACGCGCTGGCAGACCGTGAAGAACGTCGTCCTCCCGGAGGCGTTCCCCGGCATCCTGACTGGGACCATCCTCGCGCTCGGCCGAGCCATCGGCGAGACCGCGCCGCTCATCATGATCGGCGCGCCGAACGTGCTTTTCAACCTGCCGACGGAGCTCACCTCGAAGGTGAGCGCGATGCCCCTGCAGGTGTACGCGTGGTCCAGCCTGTTCGCCAGCGAGGACTTCTACACGAAAGCCGTCCCGGCGGGCGTCGTGGTCCTCTTGGCGGTCCTCCTCGCCATGAACTCCATCGCCATCGTCCTGCGCAACAAGTTCGAAAGTGAATCCTGA
- the pstB gene encoding phosphate ABC transporter ATP-binding protein PstB, with amino-acid sequence MNGTEDPTNDEMLVETDVSDGLSASGNSVSQGVETVISSEDINVWYGDDHALTDITMDIPENSVTAMIGPSGCGKSTFLRCINRMNDLIDVARVEGRLTLRGKNVYDDDVDPVALRRRVGMVFQKPNPFPKSIYENVVYGLKIQGIDADYDAVVEESLKRAALWDEVKDRLHESGLDLSGGQQQRLCIARAIATDPEVLLMDEPASALDPVATSQIEDLVEELAEDYTVVIVTHNMQQAARISDKTAVFLTGGELVEFDDTQKIFENPESQRVEDYITGKFG; translated from the coding sequence ATGAACGGAACAGAGGACCCGACGAACGACGAGATGCTCGTCGAAACCGACGTGAGCGACGGGCTCTCTGCGTCGGGGAACTCGGTGAGTCAAGGGGTCGAGACGGTCATCAGCTCCGAGGACATCAACGTCTGGTACGGCGACGACCACGCGCTCACCGACATCACGATGGACATCCCCGAAAACAGCGTGACCGCCATGATCGGACCCTCCGGCTGCGGGAAGTCCACGTTCCTCCGCTGTATCAACCGCATGAACGACCTCATCGACGTCGCCCGCGTCGAGGGCCGACTCACGCTCCGCGGGAAGAACGTCTACGACGACGACGTCGACCCCGTCGCCCTCCGCCGCCGCGTCGGCATGGTGTTCCAGAAGCCGAACCCGTTCCCCAAGAGCATCTACGAGAACGTCGTCTACGGCCTGAAGATTCAGGGCATCGACGCCGACTACGACGCGGTCGTCGAGGAGTCGCTCAAGCGCGCCGCCCTCTGGGACGAGGTGAAAGACCGCCTCCACGAGTCCGGACTCGACCTCTCCGGCGGCCAACAACAGCGCCTCTGTATCGCCCGCGCCATCGCGACCGACCCCGAGGTGCTGCTCATGGACGAGCCCGCGTCGGCGCTCGACCCCGTGGCGACCTCGCAAATCGAAGACCTCGTCGAGGAGCTCGCCGAGGACTACACGGTCGTCATCGTCACCCACAACATGCAGCAGGCGGCGCGCATCTCCGACAAGACCGCCGTCTTCCTCACCGGCGGCGAACTCGTCGAGTTCGACGACACCCAGAAAATCTTCGAAAACCCCGAGAGCCAGCGCGTCGAAGACTACATCACCGGCAAGTTCGGATAA
- the phoU gene encoding phosphate signaling complex protein PhoU: MARNTYQSRLNQLEEDVLYLSELAAERVRYALDALEDKDERKAQEVIEGDHEINRIYLDLEQDCIDLLALQQPVAGDLRFIAASFKIITDLERIGDLATNLAQYAIDAENDVFAEVDIRRIGDAALDMVDQAMDAYESEDTDLCRSVAERDDDLDAMCDTASQSIVRDLMSGDDFEGDGDLDPETALVDVRRLLLTVRDLERIGDHAVNVAARTLYMIDNDDSLLF, translated from the coding sequence ATGGCCAGAAACACGTACCAATCTCGCCTCAATCAGCTCGAAGAGGACGTGTTGTACCTCAGCGAACTCGCCGCCGAACGGGTCCGGTACGCCCTCGACGCGCTCGAAGACAAAGACGAGCGGAAGGCACAGGAAGTCATCGAGGGCGACCACGAAATCAACCGCATCTACCTCGACTTGGAACAGGACTGCATCGACCTGCTCGCGCTCCAACAGCCGGTCGCGGGCGACCTGCGGTTCATCGCGGCGTCGTTCAAAATCATCACCGACCTCGAACGCATCGGGGACCTCGCGACCAACCTCGCGCAGTACGCCATCGACGCGGAAAACGACGTGTTCGCGGAAGTCGACATCCGCCGCATCGGCGACGCCGCCCTCGACATGGTCGACCAGGCGATGGACGCCTACGAGTCCGAGGACACCGACCTCTGTCGCTCCGTGGCGGAGCGCGACGATGACCTCGACGCGATGTGCGACACCGCCTCCCAGAGCATCGTCCGCGACCTCATGAGCGGCGACGACTTCGAGGGCGACGGCGACCTCGACCCCGAGACCGCCCTCGTCGACGTGCGCCGACTCCTGCTGACGGTGCGCGACCTCGAACGCATCGGCGACCACGCCGTCAACGTCGCGGCGCGGACGCTCTACATGATAGACAACGACGACTCGCTGCTGTTCTGA